A region of Lepus europaeus isolate LE1 chromosome 2, mLepTim1.pri, whole genome shotgun sequence DNA encodes the following proteins:
- the TMPRSS3 gene encoding transmembrane protease serine 3 isoform X1 encodes MGENDPPATEAPFSFRSLFGLDDLKISPVVPDADAVAAQILSLLPLKFFPVLVVGIIALILALAIGLGIHFDCSGKYRCRSSFKCIELSARCDGVSDCKQGEDEYRCVRVSGQHAALQVFTASAWRTVCSEDWRARHAEVACAQLGFPSYVSSDDLSVDLLEERFQGDFVSVNHLLPDDKVTALQHAVYVREGCASGRVVTLKCTACGLRLGYRARIVGGNASALAQWPWQVSLQVQGYHLCGGSVITPLWVVTAAHCVYDLNLPTSWAVQVGLVSLLDSPAPSHLVEKIIYHSKYKPKRLGNDIALMKLAGPLAFDELVQPVCLPNSEENFPDGKVCWTSGWGATEDGGDASPVLNHAAVPLISNKVCNHREVYGGVISPSMLCAGYLRGGVDSCQGDSGGPLVCQQRRLWKLVGATSFGIGCAEANKPGVYTRITSFLDWIHEQLERDLKT; translated from the exons ATGGGCGAGAACGACCCGCCGGCCACCGAAGCCCCCTTCTCCTTCCGTTCGCTCTTTGGCCTTGACGACCTGAAGATAAGTCCTGTGGTGCCAG ACGCAGACGCGGTGGCCGCGCAGATCCTGTCGCTGCTGCCCTTGAAGTTTTTTCCAGTCCTCGTCGTGGGGATCATCGCGCTGATACTGGCGCTGGCCATTGGCCTGGGCA TCCACTTCGACTGCTCTGGGAAGTACAGGTGCCGCTCCTCGTTCAAGTGCATTGAGCTGTCTGCGCGGTGTGACGGGGTCTCCGACTGCAAGCAAGGGGAGGACGAGTACCGGTGCG TCCGGGTGAGCGGCCAGCACGCGGCGCTGCAGGTATTCACAGCTTCTGCGTGGAGGACCGTGTGCTCCGAGGACTGGAGAGCGCGCCACGCCGAGGTCGCCTGCGCCCAGCTGGGCTTCCCAAG CTATGTGAGCTCCGACGACCTCAGCGTGGACCTGCTGGAGGAGCGATTCCAGGGGGACTTCGTGTCTGTCAATCACCTCCTGCCAGATGACAAGGTGACGGCGCTGCAGCACGCGGTGTACGTGAG GGAGGGATGCGCCTCGGGTCGTGTGGTCACCTTGAAGTGCACAG CCTGCGGCCTGAGGCTGGGCTACAGGGCGCGCATCGTGGGTGGAAACGCGTCGGCGCTGGCGCAGTGGCCCTGGCAGGTCAGCCTCCAGGTCCAGGGCTACCACCTGTGCGGGGGCTCGGTCATCACGCCCCTGTGGGTCGTCACCGCCGCCCACTGTGTCTACGA CCTGAACCTGCCCACGTCCTGGGCCGTCCAGGTGGGCCTGGTTTCCCTGCTGGACAGCCCGGCCCCCTCCCACCTGGTGGAGAAAATCATCTACCACAGCAAGTACAAGCCCAAGAGGCTCGGCAATGACATTGCCCTGATGAAGCTGGCCGGGCCCCTCGCCTTCGACG AGCTGGTGCAGCCGGTGTGCCTGCCCAACTCTGAGGAGAACTTCCCGGATGGGAAAGTGTGCTGGACGTCGGGATGGGGGGCCACGGAGGACGGAG GAGACGCCTCCCCTGTGCTGAACCACGCGGCCGTCCCCCTGATCTCCAACAAGGTCTGCAACCACAGGGAGGTCTACGGCGGCGTCATCTCGCCGTCCATGCTGTGTGCCGGCTACCTGAGGGGCGGAGTGGACAGCTGCCAG GGTGACAGCGGGGGCCCCCTGGTGTGCCAGCAGAGGAGGCTGTGGAAGCTGGTGGGAGCCACGAGCTTCGGCATCGGCTGCGCCGAGGCGAACAAGCCGGGGGTCTACACCCGCATCACCTCCTTCCTGGACTGGATCCACGAGCAGCTGGAG AGGGACCTGAAAACTTGA
- the TMPRSS3 gene encoding transmembrane protease serine 3 isoform X2 — MGENDPPATEAPFSFRSLFGLDDLKISPVVPDADAVAAQILSLLPLKFFPVLVVGIIALILALAIGLGIHFDCSGKYRCRSSFKCIELSARCDGVSDCKQGEDEYRCVRVSGQHAALQVFTASAWRTVCSEDWRARHAEVACAQLGFPSYVSSDDLSVDLLEERFQGDFVSVNHLLPDDKVTALQHAVYVREGCASGRVVTLKCTACGLRLGYRARIVGGNASALAQWPWQVSLQVQGYHLCGGSVITPLWVVTAAHCVYDLNLPTSWAVQVGLVSLLDSPAPSHLVEKIIYHSKYKPKRLGNDIALMKLAGPLAFDELVQPVCLPNSEENFPDGKVCWTSGWGATEDGAGDASPVLNHAAVPLISNKVCNHREVYGGVISPSMLCAGYLRGGVDSCQGDSGGPLVCQQRRLWKLVGATSFGIGCAEANKPGVYTRITSFLDWIHEQLERDLKT, encoded by the exons ATGGGCGAGAACGACCCGCCGGCCACCGAAGCCCCCTTCTCCTTCCGTTCGCTCTTTGGCCTTGACGACCTGAAGATAAGTCCTGTGGTGCCAG ACGCAGACGCGGTGGCCGCGCAGATCCTGTCGCTGCTGCCCTTGAAGTTTTTTCCAGTCCTCGTCGTGGGGATCATCGCGCTGATACTGGCGCTGGCCATTGGCCTGGGCA TCCACTTCGACTGCTCTGGGAAGTACAGGTGCCGCTCCTCGTTCAAGTGCATTGAGCTGTCTGCGCGGTGTGACGGGGTCTCCGACTGCAAGCAAGGGGAGGACGAGTACCGGTGCG TCCGGGTGAGCGGCCAGCACGCGGCGCTGCAGGTATTCACAGCTTCTGCGTGGAGGACCGTGTGCTCCGAGGACTGGAGAGCGCGCCACGCCGAGGTCGCCTGCGCCCAGCTGGGCTTCCCAAG CTATGTGAGCTCCGACGACCTCAGCGTGGACCTGCTGGAGGAGCGATTCCAGGGGGACTTCGTGTCTGTCAATCACCTCCTGCCAGATGACAAGGTGACGGCGCTGCAGCACGCGGTGTACGTGAG GGAGGGATGCGCCTCGGGTCGTGTGGTCACCTTGAAGTGCACAG CCTGCGGCCTGAGGCTGGGCTACAGGGCGCGCATCGTGGGTGGAAACGCGTCGGCGCTGGCGCAGTGGCCCTGGCAGGTCAGCCTCCAGGTCCAGGGCTACCACCTGTGCGGGGGCTCGGTCATCACGCCCCTGTGGGTCGTCACCGCCGCCCACTGTGTCTACGA CCTGAACCTGCCCACGTCCTGGGCCGTCCAGGTGGGCCTGGTTTCCCTGCTGGACAGCCCGGCCCCCTCCCACCTGGTGGAGAAAATCATCTACCACAGCAAGTACAAGCCCAAGAGGCTCGGCAATGACATTGCCCTGATGAAGCTGGCCGGGCCCCTCGCCTTCGACG AGCTGGTGCAGCCGGTGTGCCTGCCCAACTCTGAGGAGAACTTCCCGGATGGGAAAGTGTGCTGGACGTCGGGATGGGGGGCCACGGAGGACGGAG CAGGAGACGCCTCCCCTGTGCTGAACCACGCGGCCGTCCCCCTGATCTCCAACAAGGTCTGCAACCACAGGGAGGTCTACGGCGGCGTCATCTCGCCGTCCATGCTGTGTGCCGGCTACCTGAGGGGCGGAGTGGACAGCTGCCAG GGTGACAGCGGGGGCCCCCTGGTGTGCCAGCAGAGGAGGCTGTGGAAGCTGGTGGGAGCCACGAGCTTCGGCATCGGCTGCGCCGAGGCGAACAAGCCGGGGGTCTACACCCGCATCACCTCCTTCCTGGACTGGATCCACGAGCAGCTGGAG AGGGACCTGAAAACTTGA